The following coding sequences lie in one Alicyclobacillus curvatus genomic window:
- a CDS encoding PqqD family protein, which produces MTNQYRWEGNVESVDVEGDWLIMHPETMTITKLEDVAAYIWSNLKNPATAPEVVDAVLSEFAVSRDVAEPEVEKFLSELMQIGLLEVVDAHMTL; this is translated from the coding sequence GTGACAAATCAGTATCGATGGGAAGGAAATGTGGAGTCTGTCGACGTGGAAGGCGATTGGCTCATCATGCACCCGGAAACGATGACCATCACGAAGTTGGAAGATGTCGCAGCTTACATCTGGTCCAATTTGAAGAACCCAGCAACCGCACCGGAAGTCGTCGATGCCGTACTCAGTGAGTTTGCTGTGTCGCGGGACGTTGCTGAACCAGAGGTTGAAAAGTTCCTCAGTGAGTTGATGCAGATTGGCCTGCTTGAAGTCGTCGACGCACATATGACCCTTTAG
- a CDS encoding TOMM precursor leader peptide-binding protein, translated as MAATGTSTTIATVVVVTSGCIITKQIRQQLQKSHSPVGQPAAYSFSVLTSDDGGGEWALLSHLRPHLVVLVSDEPNLRFEESVLTTCRALSIPVLPVLGEGSVVLVGPLERPHYPGCVNCLRQRWENSVRRTRLRAALELQVNPLHTAHVTLSMTTDELSGLGELVRHEIGSFLEGDGDTVGHVAVYRRHREVRFVPLVPSHQCPRCASLQDDCLELGTLHLESQVAEDKEGLRARRVEPDDVLSLYADRDLGYISEFGEESKDGFVRASAFIQTKSGEQIAGYGSAMASISARQTAVLEAIERSCSITAVNRRPVVYAPYDELRDRAVNPLHFGLHDDAIYTSHPFLKPYQPERPYSFIWAYSTKHKAPVLVPEQIAYFGPTRDTSRFVKESTSGCALGGSLEEAVLHGVFEVLERDGLLNMWYARMPVPELSLGTQAPADVRTIYRVIASKGYRVRFFNLSHDIGIPAIMAVAVNRRNVAPQVVSGSSCHTHPYQAALGALRELFVQVQHMEGIPEDRRRQGLAMIADPTKIHGILDHVLASALPEAYGKWSFLLDNREGQLIQSIDEAFSSAAHRYRVDTGDIGTVLQAVLSDIQGLGFDVIVVNQTSIEAATGGFHVVKALIPGMTPITFGHQSRRIKGLQRVFELPKRLGYQTRVLTVADLNPDCHPLA; from the coding sequence TTGGCTGCAACCGGCACGTCCACGACAATCGCCACCGTTGTTGTGGTGACAAGTGGATGCATTATCACGAAGCAGATAAGGCAACAGCTTCAGAAGTCACACTCGCCTGTCGGGCAACCGGCCGCCTACTCATTCAGTGTGTTAACAAGCGATGACGGCGGGGGTGAATGGGCGCTGTTGTCGCATCTGCGGCCGCATCTCGTTGTACTTGTGAGCGATGAACCCAATCTTCGGTTTGAGGAATCTGTTCTCACGACTTGTCGCGCACTGAGTATTCCTGTTTTACCAGTGCTTGGTGAAGGGTCCGTGGTACTGGTCGGGCCGCTTGAGCGACCGCATTATCCGGGATGTGTCAATTGCCTGCGTCAACGTTGGGAGAATTCAGTGCGTCGCACCCGCTTACGTGCCGCCCTTGAACTGCAGGTCAATCCTCTGCACACCGCCCACGTCACATTGTCCATGACCACGGACGAACTGAGTGGCCTCGGTGAACTCGTTCGGCATGAAATTGGGTCCTTTCTGGAAGGAGATGGGGACACGGTGGGTCACGTCGCGGTGTACAGGCGTCACCGCGAAGTTCGTTTTGTACCACTCGTACCGAGTCATCAGTGTCCGCGGTGTGCGTCCCTCCAGGATGATTGTCTGGAACTGGGGACCTTGCATCTGGAGTCTCAGGTTGCAGAGGACAAGGAGGGTCTCCGAGCACGTAGGGTTGAACCTGACGATGTTCTTTCCTTATATGCAGACCGCGACCTCGGATACATCTCAGAGTTTGGAGAAGAGTCCAAGGATGGCTTTGTCCGTGCAAGTGCCTTCATTCAAACGAAATCTGGCGAGCAAATTGCTGGCTATGGGTCGGCCATGGCATCGATTTCAGCACGGCAGACAGCCGTTCTCGAGGCTATCGAACGAAGTTGCTCTATCACTGCTGTGAATCGCCGACCGGTCGTCTATGCGCCGTACGACGAGCTGAGAGATAGGGCCGTGAATCCGCTGCATTTCGGCCTCCACGACGATGCCATCTATACATCCCATCCATTTCTCAAACCGTACCAACCTGAGAGGCCGTATTCATTCATCTGGGCGTACTCTACCAAACACAAAGCGCCTGTGCTGGTTCCCGAACAGATTGCATATTTTGGCCCCACTCGTGATACAAGCCGGTTCGTGAAAGAATCAACCAGCGGGTGTGCCCTCGGAGGCTCTCTCGAGGAAGCTGTTTTGCACGGTGTATTTGAAGTGCTGGAACGCGATGGGCTGCTGAACATGTGGTACGCGCGAATGCCCGTCCCAGAACTTTCGCTCGGGACGCAGGCGCCGGCCGACGTCCGCACGATTTATCGTGTCATCGCCAGCAAAGGATACCGAGTTCGTTTCTTCAATTTGTCTCACGACATTGGCATTCCGGCCATTATGGCTGTCGCGGTCAATCGGCGAAATGTCGCGCCCCAAGTTGTCTCGGGGTCAAGTTGTCACACACATCCATACCAAGCAGCACTTGGTGCGCTCCGCGAGTTATTTGTCCAAGTTCAGCACATGGAGGGAATTCCGGAAGACAGACGGCGACAGGGGCTCGCGATGATTGCGGACCCGACAAAAATTCACGGCATTCTCGATCACGTTTTGGCCTCCGCCCTTCCCGAAGCTTATGGCAAGTGGAGCTTTCTACTAGACAACCGTGAAGGACAGCTCATCCAGTCGATAGACGAAGCCTTTTCCAGCGCCGCCCATCGATATCGCGTCGACACGGGGGACATCGGAACAGTACTTCAGGCGGTGCTCTCCGACATTCAGGGGCTCGGGTTCGATGTGATTGTCGTCAATCAGACGAGCATCGAGGCGGCGACCGGTGGATTTCATGTAGTTAAGGCACTGATACCGGGAATGACGCCGATTACGTTTGGGCATCAATCAAGGCGAATAAAGGGACTACAGCGCGTCTTTGAGTTACCGAAACGCCTTGGCTATCAGACACGTGTGTTGACCGTCGCTGACCTCAATCCGGATTGCCACCCGCTCGCGTAA
- a CDS encoding carbohydrate-binding protein yields the protein MIVETEQLNARAGEFALANDVEPNPWTKIRLWSSFDTDVRRLQRFAKHLTENRVECSQPAEDWLLDHIAFLEIKAQEVRRTFTRRTMQHLPKFGTSKVPRIMAICDDYMEHVDGHYQVGSFEDYINAYQEVSVLSLLECWTLQSAMRVVIIRRLAQVMAEVEARYRVCNWTSSVLSQVIDADVSVENINMVFRRALDGGSLTPTHIVHIAEHLNEWEEVRQPVRDFITIQIENGDASLTQMVHYEHGLQAELQVTSGNLIQSLHLLEQLPWQATFHRISHVERILSSQEDGDYERLDEASQDALRMRVGELAWQLRVPETLLAHTVIRLSNDAAPTSPELLPPRSSCIAYYLLDPRGEIALRRELAKLVQPRHLWAVGVRRHPWLAYLSTGTVVFFLLLFVKGLWVSYGAEYELLDWVTVSAVLALPTSEWVVNIVHGGIMRSLQPRILLRYDFSTGLPPDAVTMVVVPVIWSTVAQVDAVLDQIVVHALANRQVNIYFAVLADFTDAPAALRAEDDMLVAHAQERLRNIRSENGHERFFLLHRGRRHNLADGIHMGWERKRGKLVEFVELLSGKETTSYTVVDGDRQVLQRVRYVFTIDEDTELPMGVVSRMVGTMHLPYNRPRLNAAGTRVVEGYGVLEPRLAVSLESAQRSHFARLWAGEPGIDPYAFAVSDPYQNLFGSAMFVGKGLFDVEAFKRTLVDTIPDNTVLSHDYLEGGFLRTGLTPDIEVIEDYPETYYAYQRRAHRWIRGDWQLLPWLWPTSKNRSGKRVRMDLPAVTRWQIFDSLRRSLVTPSLFLLALLGVTALPGQREAFLLIVVLTLSLPFLRSIVAVVTEHGTYSSVRIGLLQSAVKLITLPFDAAVSVDAVVRTLYRMLISRRRLLEWVTSAETNRRGQSRRAFVYEPLGYVLVLVFTVAAWPTEHRAMSAVAMVLALLWWTGDPVMRMLTRLQPKSPRSWVAEARPQLQEWAQQIWRFYDDYVTATDSWLPPDNVQFRPKKAIAHRTSPTNIGLYLVSVLAAKDLGFIDKLSMMERLDETLQCVTRLEKWRGHLYNWYDTESAKPLPPRYVSTVDSGNLVAYLMVLRQGLLEIGTADERLRGDVRRLATIVSRLIDDTDFGALYDADERVFCLGYHVETNRRETVRYDLLASEARQASFVAIALGQIPVSHWFGLGRTMTMAGGHKTLLSWSGTMFEYLMPSLIMRTYKSTVWESTYRGVIARQAEYAAERGVPFGISESGYYAFDYKLNYQYRAFGVPGLGFERGLENNLVVAPYASIIALPLTGAGGLQALRRFEQLGAKGDYGFCEAIDFTAGRLPKGSRYEVVQSFMAHHQGMSLLALTNILAGDVMIARFHRDPNVRAARLLLQERLPVKPALVKHTLGVHAQTPDLGGSIDELERTYTEPPLLPEVNVLSNGRITSVTTYDGSGRISWNGLAVTRWRDDAVLRSSGMIVYLRDVSSEDNWTATAFPGAFTEEEGPGTGQDHGRRTVFRLDKSVMQAHVHGIWSRMEVAVAPDVDAEVRRLRLVNDTGEVRTIEISSFLELALASQRDDSAHPAFQRLFVETEHDRETEALLARRRPRQDKDGDVWAVHTMYADGKESGDYEYETDRATFVGRGYSLEQPMAMPERLRGTVGAVTDPAFIMHRTLRLQAHDSAIVYIITGVAASRASALHIVHQLREPAQVDRQFHLAWMRSQIDLRHLHLTPGQANTAQMLAGRLVYQPPLTAQRRQAILNNGLGQSSLWAHGISGDLPIVTVTVSHVDNLRFVVLLARQHQYLWSLGVSAHLIVLDESPSGYQDAVMNGLRDALAARGIVEPQLIQSLKASQLSNDERNLLVAVSVLWLRADGPSLRGQMDVDEADGASYRERHLPVAISHHRPPFGAREMAHEGEFYNGWGSFVDGGKAYRIHVRPGQYLQKPWANILTNPHFGCVVTELGTGYTWWGNARQFKLTPWANDPVLDQPGEVLYLKDVDTGEIWSATPAPSGGERLYTVTHGFGYTTVQQQGGDMEQILEMTVPPDDPVKVVRLHLFNRSERVQRIAVTYYAEWVLGVSRAAEVPHIISDWNAEHQMLWAQNTYQDTFRDRLAFLQIAKLGEPSERTQSAESAESAGSAEPQFEGTVSAKLDGVSYTADGTHFFGATGGATLARPAELCSAELSGRIGVFSNPCGAVQMTVELPPFGTTSVQVLLGCASSVDEAVHGIEKYAPRRELSEVSSTVKEFWNGVTEQVQVRTPDRALDILLNGWLLYQALSSRLFGRTGFYQAGGAYGFRDQLQDSLAFLHADSSITRRQILLHAAHQYEEGDVQHWWHGELGKGIRTRCSDDLLWLPYVVSRYIEQTGDTSVLRESVPFLQSPVLDAHETERYEDSSLAPLPGSILEHCVRAIYHALQFGGHGLPLIGTGDWNDGMNDVGPEGRGESVWLGWFLLLVLKKFISSAGRFLAKSDTDGFTDVAKRLEEALNRDGWDGAWFRRAFTDEGGVLGSVENHECRIDAIAQSFAVISGGTSRDRQRRAMRSFDRELVDREMNVVKLLTRPFDKTHPGPGYIQGYPPGIRENGGQYTHGAVWSIIAWAMLGEGDKAYEMFTMLNPISHTMTPHEVMLYGNEPYVMSADVYTAEPHRGQGGWSWYTGAAGWMYQAGLEYILGIKRQQERLFVEPCVPLQWESFEVNYRYGKTLYIITVRCGQTEGGPRFVVDGQSLCVPYVELRDDGETHEVTCHPSPTLRGE from the coding sequence ATGATAGTTGAGACCGAGCAGTTAAACGCGCGTGCGGGCGAGTTTGCATTGGCGAATGACGTCGAGCCGAATCCGTGGACCAAAATACGTCTGTGGTCATCGTTTGATACAGACGTACGTAGACTGCAGCGGTTTGCAAAGCACTTGACAGAGAATCGCGTAGAATGTTCCCAACCCGCTGAAGACTGGCTGTTAGACCACATTGCGTTTCTTGAGATAAAGGCCCAAGAGGTTCGGCGGACGTTCACAAGACGGACCATGCAGCACCTTCCTAAATTCGGCACTTCAAAGGTTCCCCGCATTATGGCGATTTGCGATGACTACATGGAACACGTAGACGGTCACTACCAGGTTGGCTCGTTCGAAGACTACATCAATGCTTACCAAGAGGTTTCGGTGCTGAGTCTGCTTGAATGCTGGACGCTTCAAAGCGCGATGCGGGTAGTCATTATCCGTCGTTTAGCACAGGTCATGGCTGAAGTGGAGGCTCGTTACCGAGTATGCAATTGGACCTCCTCTGTATTGTCACAAGTGATAGACGCAGATGTCTCTGTCGAAAACATCAACATGGTCTTCCGCAGGGCACTGGACGGTGGGAGCTTAACGCCAACGCACATTGTGCACATCGCAGAGCACCTCAATGAATGGGAAGAAGTCAGGCAGCCTGTGCGGGATTTCATCACGATTCAAATTGAAAACGGTGACGCTAGCCTGACACAAATGGTGCACTACGAACATGGGCTTCAGGCCGAATTGCAGGTTACCAGCGGTAATCTTATCCAAAGTCTCCACCTGCTTGAACAGTTGCCGTGGCAGGCAACCTTTCACCGCATTTCTCACGTCGAGCGCATCCTGTCATCGCAGGAAGACGGTGACTACGAGAGGCTTGATGAAGCAAGTCAAGACGCCCTCCGTATGCGGGTTGGCGAGTTGGCTTGGCAGCTCCGGGTCCCGGAGACACTGCTCGCGCATACGGTTATTCGCCTCTCCAACGACGCCGCACCTACGAGCCCCGAGCTGCTTCCTCCACGCAGCTCATGCATTGCGTACTATCTCTTAGACCCACGCGGTGAGATTGCTCTGCGGCGCGAGTTGGCAAAGCTGGTTCAGCCGCGTCACCTCTGGGCAGTCGGTGTCCGCCGTCACCCGTGGCTGGCATATCTGTCAACGGGCACCGTAGTGTTTTTTCTGCTGCTGTTTGTAAAAGGTCTCTGGGTTTCTTATGGAGCTGAGTACGAACTGCTGGACTGGGTTACCGTCTCTGCGGTCCTGGCACTGCCCACAAGTGAGTGGGTCGTGAATATTGTTCATGGCGGCATCATGCGAAGTCTTCAACCACGCATTTTGCTGCGCTATGATTTCTCCACTGGATTACCACCGGATGCCGTGACGATGGTTGTCGTGCCTGTCATTTGGTCCACGGTTGCACAAGTGGACGCTGTCCTAGATCAGATAGTGGTGCATGCGCTAGCAAATCGACAGGTAAACATTTATTTTGCCGTTTTGGCAGATTTTACGGACGCGCCCGCTGCGCTACGAGCAGAGGACGACATGTTGGTCGCACATGCCCAGGAGCGCCTTAGGAACATCCGCTCCGAGAACGGTCATGAGCGTTTTTTCCTCCTTCATCGGGGGCGCCGGCACAACTTGGCGGATGGCATTCATATGGGGTGGGAGCGCAAACGGGGAAAACTCGTCGAGTTTGTCGAACTGCTCTCAGGCAAAGAAACAACCAGTTACACCGTTGTGGACGGGGACCGACAGGTCCTGCAGCGGGTTCGCTACGTTTTCACCATCGATGAGGATACAGAGCTCCCGATGGGTGTTGTCAGCCGCATGGTGGGAACCATGCACTTGCCGTACAATCGTCCACGATTGAATGCAGCGGGTACCAGGGTTGTTGAGGGGTACGGGGTGTTAGAACCGCGCCTGGCTGTGTCACTGGAGTCTGCACAGCGTTCACATTTTGCACGACTGTGGGCCGGGGAACCAGGTATCGACCCGTACGCGTTTGCGGTCTCAGACCCGTACCAGAATCTGTTTGGCAGTGCCATGTTTGTTGGTAAGGGTCTCTTTGACGTGGAAGCATTCAAGAGAACCCTTGTGGACACCATCCCAGACAACACTGTTCTTAGTCACGATTACCTCGAGGGAGGTTTTTTGCGCACGGGGCTAACGCCTGATATCGAAGTGATTGAAGACTATCCCGAAACCTACTATGCCTACCAGCGGCGTGCACACCGCTGGATTCGAGGGGACTGGCAACTGCTTCCTTGGTTATGGCCGACCTCAAAGAATCGGTCAGGGAAGCGAGTGCGTATGGACCTTCCTGCTGTGACAAGATGGCAGATTTTCGACAGCCTGCGCCGCAGCCTCGTCACTCCATCACTGTTCTTGCTCGCCCTTCTAGGTGTTACGGCGTTGCCTGGACAACGTGAGGCTTTTCTGCTGATTGTTGTGTTGACGTTGTCTTTACCATTTCTTCGTTCCATCGTGGCGGTGGTAACGGAACACGGCACGTACAGCTCCGTAAGGATTGGTCTGCTGCAAAGCGCCGTGAAGCTGATAACACTGCCGTTTGATGCTGCCGTGAGCGTTGATGCCGTCGTACGCACGCTCTACCGAATGCTTATTAGTCGACGCAGGTTGCTCGAATGGGTGACCTCGGCAGAAACGAATCGGCGCGGTCAAAGCAGACGGGCCTTTGTCTACGAACCTCTTGGTTATGTGTTGGTATTGGTTTTTACGGTCGCCGCGTGGCCCACAGAACACAGGGCGATGAGCGCTGTTGCAATGGTTCTTGCACTACTATGGTGGACAGGTGACCCCGTGATGAGGATGCTCACACGGCTGCAGCCCAAATCCCCGCGAAGTTGGGTGGCTGAGGCCCGTCCGCAGTTGCAGGAATGGGCTCAGCAAATTTGGAGGTTTTACGACGATTATGTCACCGCGACTGACTCTTGGTTGCCTCCTGACAACGTGCAATTTCGGCCCAAAAAGGCGATAGCGCACCGTACTTCGCCAACGAATATTGGTCTCTACCTTGTCTCCGTTCTGGCGGCGAAGGACCTCGGATTCATCGACAAACTGTCGATGATGGAGCGGCTTGATGAGACCCTTCAGTGTGTGACACGTCTCGAAAAGTGGCGGGGTCACCTCTACAACTGGTATGACACGGAATCTGCAAAGCCGCTGCCACCGAGGTATGTTTCGACCGTTGATTCCGGCAACTTGGTCGCCTATTTGATGGTGCTTCGACAAGGATTGCTCGAGATTGGGACGGCTGACGAACGTTTACGGGGTGACGTCCGCCGACTGGCTACAATCGTTTCACGTCTGATTGACGACACAGATTTTGGCGCTCTCTACGATGCTGATGAACGCGTATTTTGTCTGGGTTATCACGTCGAGACAAATCGTCGTGAGACCGTTCGCTATGACCTGCTTGCCTCGGAAGCCAGACAGGCGAGCTTCGTGGCAATTGCGCTTGGACAGATTCCCGTCTCGCACTGGTTTGGGCTCGGACGCACGATGACCATGGCGGGAGGACACAAAACACTGTTGTCTTGGTCTGGAACCATGTTCGAATACCTCATGCCAAGTCTCATTATGCGGACGTACAAAAGCACGGTCTGGGAATCCACGTATCGCGGGGTGATTGCAAGACAGGCAGAGTACGCAGCGGAGCGAGGAGTACCGTTTGGGATTTCGGAGAGTGGTTACTATGCGTTTGATTACAAATTAAACTATCAGTACAGAGCTTTTGGGGTGCCGGGCCTCGGGTTTGAGCGGGGGCTCGAAAACAACCTGGTGGTGGCGCCGTATGCGTCAATCATCGCGTTACCGCTTACCGGAGCCGGGGGTTTGCAGGCGCTGCGTAGGTTTGAGCAACTTGGTGCAAAAGGAGACTATGGTTTCTGCGAAGCGATAGATTTTACAGCGGGTCGTCTGCCAAAAGGCAGCCGATATGAGGTTGTTCAGAGTTTCATGGCGCACCATCAGGGGATGAGCCTTCTCGCTCTAACGAATATTTTAGCAGGCGACGTGATGATAGCACGATTCCATCGTGACCCGAACGTTCGGGCCGCGCGTCTACTGTTGCAAGAACGGTTGCCTGTCAAGCCGGCCTTGGTCAAACACACACTTGGTGTTCATGCCCAGACACCGGACCTTGGCGGCAGCATTGATGAGCTCGAGCGGACGTACACGGAGCCACCACTCTTGCCAGAAGTCAATGTCTTGTCAAACGGACGTATCACCAGCGTGACAACCTACGATGGCAGCGGTCGCATCAGCTGGAATGGGTTGGCTGTCACGCGCTGGCGCGATGATGCAGTGTTGCGCTCTTCGGGCATGATTGTTTATCTCCGTGATGTTTCGTCAGAGGACAACTGGACTGCGACAGCGTTCCCTGGGGCTTTTACAGAGGAAGAGGGACCAGGCACGGGTCAGGACCATGGGAGGAGAACCGTGTTCCGGCTCGACAAGAGTGTGATGCAAGCCCATGTCCACGGGATATGGTCAAGGATGGAGGTCGCAGTCGCACCGGACGTTGATGCTGAGGTACGGCGACTGCGGCTGGTCAACGACACAGGGGAAGTGCGCACTATCGAAATCTCGTCATTTCTTGAACTGGCGCTCGCATCGCAGCGTGACGACAGTGCTCACCCCGCTTTCCAGCGACTGTTTGTGGAGACAGAGCATGATAGAGAGACCGAGGCTCTCTTAGCGAGACGACGGCCGCGTCAAGACAAGGATGGCGATGTTTGGGCCGTGCATACGATGTACGCGGATGGAAAGGAGTCAGGGGACTACGAGTACGAGACCGACCGCGCGACCTTTGTCGGCAGGGGGTATTCACTTGAACAGCCGATGGCCATGCCGGAACGCTTGCGGGGGACAGTCGGGGCGGTGACTGACCCAGCGTTTATCATGCACCGTACGCTGCGTCTGCAGGCACATGATTCCGCCATCGTTTACATCATAACTGGTGTCGCCGCATCACGTGCCAGTGCGCTGCACATCGTGCACCAACTGCGTGAGCCAGCACAAGTGGACAGGCAATTTCACCTTGCGTGGATGCGGTCGCAGATTGATTTGCGTCATCTCCATCTTACTCCAGGGCAGGCAAACACTGCGCAGATGCTGGCCGGACGGCTGGTGTATCAGCCTCCGCTCACTGCGCAGCGACGGCAGGCCATCTTGAACAATGGGCTTGGCCAGTCGAGTCTGTGGGCACACGGCATTAGCGGCGACCTGCCGATTGTGACAGTGACGGTGAGCCACGTCGACAACTTGCGTTTTGTTGTCTTGCTGGCAAGGCAACATCAATACTTGTGGTCGCTCGGCGTGTCAGCTCATTTGATTGTGCTCGACGAAAGTCCAAGTGGTTACCAGGACGCCGTCATGAACGGCCTCCGAGATGCTCTGGCTGCGCGTGGGATTGTGGAACCGCAGTTGATTCAGAGCCTCAAAGCCAGTCAGTTGTCAAACGATGAACGCAATCTATTGGTGGCGGTCTCGGTCTTGTGGCTACGCGCGGACGGTCCAAGTTTGCGAGGACAGATGGACGTAGATGAGGCTGATGGAGCATCGTATCGTGAACGGCATCTACCGGTAGCAATATCACACCACCGTCCTCCCTTTGGGGCCCGTGAAATGGCTCACGAGGGGGAATTCTACAACGGCTGGGGCAGTTTCGTGGATGGCGGAAAGGCATACCGAATCCACGTTAGACCAGGCCAGTATTTGCAAAAGCCATGGGCCAACATCTTGACAAATCCACACTTTGGCTGCGTAGTTACGGAACTCGGTACTGGGTACACGTGGTGGGGCAATGCCCGGCAGTTTAAGCTGACACCATGGGCAAATGACCCTGTGCTTGACCAGCCAGGTGAGGTGTTGTACTTGAAAGACGTCGATACAGGTGAGATATGGTCCGCGACGCCGGCTCCGTCGGGCGGCGAGCGACTGTACACGGTTACGCACGGGTTCGGGTACACTACTGTTCAACAACAAGGCGGTGATATGGAACAAATTTTGGAGATGACGGTCCCACCCGACGACCCTGTCAAAGTCGTCCGACTGCATCTCTTCAACAGGAGTGAGCGGGTACAGCGTATCGCCGTGACCTATTATGCAGAGTGGGTCCTAGGTGTGTCGCGGGCAGCAGAAGTTCCTCACATCATCAGTGACTGGAACGCAGAGCACCAGATGTTATGGGCACAGAACACGTATCAAGACACGTTTCGGGACAGGTTAGCCTTTCTTCAGATTGCGAAACTCGGCGAACCTAGCGAACGCACTCAATCTGCCGAATCTGCCGAATCTGCCGGATCTGCTGAACCCCAGTTCGAAGGGACGGTTTCTGCAAAACTGGATGGCGTGTCCTACACAGCAGATGGCACACATTTTTTTGGAGCCACTGGTGGTGCGACCCTGGCTCGTCCGGCCGAGCTTTGTTCGGCTGAACTTTCCGGGCGCATTGGTGTCTTTTCGAATCCTTGTGGTGCCGTCCAGATGACAGTTGAGCTGCCACCCTTTGGTACAACGAGCGTTCAGGTCCTCCTCGGGTGCGCAAGCTCCGTCGACGAGGCGGTTCACGGCATCGAGAAGTATGCACCCCGAAGAGAACTTTCCGAAGTGTCGTCAACGGTCAAGGAATTTTGGAACGGCGTGACGGAGCAGGTGCAGGTGCGAACACCGGACCGGGCACTTGACATTTTGTTAAACGGATGGCTCCTGTATCAAGCGCTGTCGAGCCGACTCTTTGGTCGTACCGGGTTTTATCAGGCAGGGGGGGCTTACGGATTCCGGGACCAACTGCAGGATTCGCTGGCGTTCCTGCATGCAGATTCGTCCATCACGAGGCGACAAATCCTCCTTCATGCGGCGCATCAGTACGAAGAGGGAGACGTACAGCACTGGTGGCATGGGGAACTTGGCAAAGGGATTCGCACGCGTTGTTCTGACGACTTGCTGTGGCTCCCCTATGTCGTTTCCCGCTACATCGAACAGACGGGCGACACGAGTGTTCTTCGCGAATCTGTGCCATTCTTACAAAGCCCGGTACTCGACGCACACGAGACGGAGCGCTACGAAGACTCAAGTTTGGCTCCGTTGCCTGGTTCAATCCTTGAACACTGCGTTCGGGCCATCTACCACGCTCTGCAGTTTGGAGGGCACGGACTGCCACTCATCGGAACGGGTGACTGGAATGACGGCATGAACGACGTTGGTCCGGAGGGACGCGGCGAAAGTGTGTGGCTTGGGTGGTTTTTGCTGCTTGTCCTCAAAAAGTTTATCTCGTCAGCAGGGCGGTTCCTGGCAAAATCGGATACCGATGGCTTCACGGATGTCGCCAAGCGGCTAGAGGAGGCTCTAAATCGTGACGGATGGGATGGAGCCTGGTTTCGACGCGCGTTTACTGACGAGGGAGGGGTACTTGGGTCCGTGGAGAACCATGAATGTCGCATTGATGCGATTGCTCAGTCCTTTGCGGTGATATCCGGTGGTACGTCAAGAGACAGACAGAGACGCGCCATGCGCTCCTTCGACCGCGAACTTGTCGACAGAGAAATGAATGTAGTCAAACTTCTGACTCGACCGTTCGACAAGACGCATCCAGGACCGGGTTATATCCAGGGGTATCCCCCCGGAATTCGGGAGAATGGTGGACAATATACGCACGGTGCCGTGTGGAGTATCATCGCATGGGCGATGCTCGGCGAGGGAGACAAAGCCTATGAAATGTTTACAATGCTCAATCCTATTTCCCATACAATGACGCCCCATGAAGTCATGCTGTATGGCAATGAACCGTACGTAATGTCTGCAGACGTATACACGGCAGAACCGCACCGCGGTCAGGGCGGATGGTCCTGGTACACAGGTGCCGCCGGCTGGATGTACCAGGCAGGACTTGAGTACATCCTCGGCATCAAACGTCAACAAGAGCGTTTGTTCGTGGAACCGTGTGTCCCTCTGCAATGGGAATCGTTTGAAGTAAATTATCGCTACGGCAAGACCCTCTACATCATTACAGTTCGATGTGGCCAAACCGAGGGTGGGCCGCGTTTCGTGGTCGATGGGCAGTCTCTCTGCGTACCGTATGTGGAACTACGAGATGACGGAGAGACGCACGAGGTCACCTGCCACCCATCGCCGACGCTTAGAGGGGAGTAG